The genome window CCGGTTTTTAAGAGATAACCGTCAAGCCGCTGTGATAACTGCCTTCTCACCTTTTGATAATTCGCCTGACCGGCACAATTGTTCATCTGAAAGGGATCTTTGTTCAAATCATACAGCTCTTCGGCCTCACGTTTCAGAAAAGCTTTTTCATATAAAGGGCGCACATCAGGATCATCCTTATGCGTGAGCATATACATTTTGGTCGGACAGGGATAATGAAGCATATGGGCATCCACATCGCCAAACAGCGGTGGATCGCCGGCAGGCCACCGGTCGGGTTCATAGTTCCGGATATAAAGATAATCACGGGTGCGAATGGCCCGGCCCGGATACCCCATACCCAGTTGACGACAGAGGGCATGTCGTTCCCTGGCTGTATATACAGCATCTCTCCCGGGATCAATCTTCCCCGATTGGTTTGTAAATAAAAGTTTGGTAAGGCTGGTGGCCGTCATGGATTCCGGTATCTGCTCTCCGGCAAGCTCCAGAAAAGTGGGGGCAAGATCATTGAGGTTTACCGGATCATCAACCACCCGTCCTCCGGGAATTTCTCCGGGCCAGGCTATAATTAAAGGAATACGCGTGCCAGAGTCATAAAGATTGGCCAGGCCGCGGGGCATCTGCCAGCCGTTGTCACTGCAGATGACAATCACTGTATTCTCATATTCTCCGGCTTTTTTGAGCCGCTCCAGTAACTGACCCACTACATGGTCGAAGTGTTCAATATCATAGTAATAATCACAAATATCTCTCCGTATGGTTTCATTGTCGGGCAGATACGAGGGAATCTCCACGTCCGAGAGGTTCATGCCCGATTTGACCCCTGCC of Bacteroidales bacterium contains these proteins:
- a CDS encoding sulfatase-like hydrolase/transferase, with product MKNYTRREFLQFMSLTPVALAGLKTNNIHYRPKRKKRPNILLLMSDNHSWNHLGCYGDPVVKTPNIDAVASRGVRFTQAFCAAPSCSPARAGMLTGQDIWRLEEGANLWGVLPDKFPFYTDMLEASGYHVGIQGKGWGPGSVKMSGRGYNHGGRTYESFDRFLEANNEDKPFCYWLSSPDPHRPFTEGAGVKSGMNLSDVEIPSYLPDNETIRRDICDYYYDIEHFDHVVGQLLERLKKAGEYENTVIVICSDNGWQMPRGLANLYDSGTRIPLIIAWPGEIPGGRVVDDPVNLNDLAPTFLELAGEQIPESMTATSLTKLLFTNQSGKIDPGRDAVYTARERHALCRQLGMGYPGRAIRTRDYLYIRNYEPDRWPAGDPPLFGDVDAHMLHYPCPTKMYMLTHKDDPDVRPLYEKAFLKREAEELYDLNKDPFQMNNCAGQANYQKVRRQLSQRLDGYLLKTGDPRATGEKIIWDTTMYYQSRDFIAEPGAEAIKKLGLKKQYNYFDLQDTLIKKLSK